CGAAAATCCAGAAAATGAGTTGTATTTGAGTGTAGCAAGTATCTGGGAAATCATCATTAAATTTAAAATAGGAAAACTGAATCTACAATATTCTCCGGATAAAATCATTTCAGAATCGTTAGTTGCAATTGATTGTAATGTTTTGGAGATAACGATGGGGCATACATTTGGACTTCTAAATTTGCCCGATTTACACAAAGATCCTTTCGATCGTATTTTGGTTTGTCAATCTAACTTCGAAAAGATGGCAATTTTAACAAAGGATTCACTGATCACTCAATATGAAATAAATTCGATTTGGTGAACCAAGGAAAGTTGAGAAATGAATTTTCCGAATCAAATTTAAAAGAAGACTGCAATTGGGAAAAACCAGATTTTGAGGAACAATTGAGAGCGGAGGGCTTGGTCGGAGGAGGCGAAGGTCTCCGAGGACGGGAGCGAAGGCGCACCCCGGAGTACGCCCGGTCGTTTTACTTTAAGAACTTGGGTATAAGAAAAAGATTCGAGGCGCTCAACTTCCGAAAATAGAATCAGCGATTTTTCTATAACCCCAATCGCACTTCGTTATGGGATGAAACGTA
This is a stretch of genomic DNA from Leptospira kanakyensis. It encodes these proteins:
- a CDS encoding type II toxin-antitoxin system VapC family toxin, coding for MKYLLDTHTYLWILYEPANLSKKVLRIVENPENELYLSVASIWEIIIKFKIGKLNLQYSPDKIISESLVAIDCNVLEITMGHTFGLLNLPDLHKDPFDRILVCQSNFEKMAILTKDSLITQYEINSIW